From Hymenobacter volaticus, the proteins below share one genomic window:
- a CDS encoding ligand-binding sensor domain-containing protein yields MSVVAAPEGQIWVGTLGAGLRILDAGSVLPKLLVARKAPLALATVRSVHLDRRGDLWLGTNRQVFWVSRQDRLRAQNLAAHPLPQACRDIHDLRLDTFGRLWVGTDYGLYLWQAGTVTGTTPPVQLTKPTLFLPVGGDPFSLQSERVHQLFEDQDQVLWMAASAGGLNKVDLRQKPFGQLQHQLTAKATLPNNYVNAVYKEEAKNLLWIGTRNGFSCYDLTHKTYHNYLSWQQSSDSTGVDVSSVVQASDGTLWLGTRTHGLYTLKRQNGREKLTPFAALSNQPDQVTTSVETIVEDRFGTMWVGTFNAGLARFSRSGKHLRTYSVSTGLPTDHFTYLLYDQKHNLLWASTRDAGLLKLRVTADSLILLKQFTHDERNSNSLSVNYVWPLLQDRQGTLWIGTIGGGLHQLRTDSQGREHMQRCSQWLPESDVESLLIDEDGHLWIGGTGLYCVTPSTHRYLRYDVADGLQSNAFKVGAACRAQDGTLYFGASTALATFSRVLSGLTPTHPLCALQAFEWPTKQWPLATLLTGACC; encoded by the coding sequence ATGAGCGTGGTGGCGGCACCGGAAGGGCAAATCTGGGTAGGCACGCTCGGCGCCGGGCTCCGGATACTTGATGCCGGCTCCGTACTACCGAAACTACTAGTTGCCCGCAAAGCGCCCCTAGCGTTGGCTACCGTGCGCAGCGTGCACCTCGACCGCCGCGGCGACCTTTGGCTTGGCACCAATCGGCAAGTGTTTTGGGTGTCGCGCCAAGATCGGCTGCGCGCCCAAAACCTAGCCGCACACCCCCTCCCTCAAGCCTGCCGTGACATTCATGACCTTCGTCTCGATACGTTTGGGCGCTTGTGGGTGGGCACCGACTACGGCTTGTATCTCTGGCAGGCCGGTACTGTCACGGGCACCACCCCCCCTGTGCAACTCACCAAACCCACTTTGTTTTTACCTGTGGGCGGCGACCCATTCAGTTTGCAGTCCGAGCGGGTCCACCAACTCTTCGAGGACCAAGATCAGGTGCTGTGGATGGCGGCTTCGGCCGGAGGCCTAAACAAGGTGGATCTGCGCCAAAAGCCATTCGGGCAGTTGCAGCACCAACTGACGGCCAAGGCCACCCTGCCCAACAACTATGTCAATGCCGTTTACAAAGAGGAAGCGAAAAACTTGCTCTGGATTGGCACCCGTAACGGTTTCTCCTGTTACGACTTAACGCACAAAACCTACCACAACTACCTGAGCTGGCAACAATCGAGCGACTCTACTGGCGTGGACGTCTCGTCGGTGGTGCAGGCTTCGGATGGGACCTTGTGGCTCGGCACCCGCACGCACGGCTTATATACGCTTAAGCGCCAGAATGGTCGCGAAAAGCTGACTCCCTTTGCGGCTTTGTCGAACCAACCAGACCAGGTGACTACCAGCGTAGAAACCATCGTAGAGGACCGTTTTGGTACCATGTGGGTGGGCACTTTCAACGCGGGGCTTGCACGGTTTAGCCGGTCTGGCAAGCACCTCAGAACGTACAGCGTTAGCACCGGCTTACCCACCGACCATTTCACTTACCTTCTCTACGACCAGAAGCACAATCTGCTGTGGGCTAGCACGCGCGATGCAGGCCTGCTGAAGCTGCGCGTAACCGCCGATTCGCTGATACTGCTCAAGCAATTCACCCACGACGAGCGCAATAGCAACAGCTTGAGCGTCAATTACGTGTGGCCCCTGTTGCAAGACCGTCAGGGTACGCTGTGGATTGGTACAATTGGCGGGGGTCTCCACCAGTTACGGACCGATTCGCAGGGCCGCGAACATATGCAACGCTGCAGCCAGTGGCTGCCCGAAAGCGACGTGGAAAGCTTGCTAATCGACGAAGACGGGCACCTTTGGATTGGGGGCACAGGCTTGTATTGCGTTACACCTAGCACCCACCGCTACCTGCGCTACGACGTAGCCGACGGCTTGCAAAGCAATGCGTTTAAAGTTGGGGCAGCCTGCCGGGCACAAGATGGTACGCTGTATTTCGGGGCATCAACGGCATTAGCTACTTTCAGCCGCGTGCTATCCGGGCTAACCCCTACCCACCCGTTGTGCGCATTACAGGCTTTCGAGTGGCCAACAAAACAGTGGCCGTTGGCGACACTATTAACGGGCGCGTGCTGCTAA
- a CDS encoding NADP-dependent isocitrate dehydrogenase: MAKINVANPVVELDGDEMTRIIWKFIKDKLILPYLELDIKYYDLGIEYRDETNDQVTIDAANAIKQYGVGIKCATITPDEERVAEFGLKQMWKSPNGTIRNILDGTVFREPIVTSNVPRLVPNWTAPICIGRHAFGDQYRATDFVTKGKGKLTITFQPEDGGETQSFEVFNFKGDGVALAMYNTDESIRGFAHACFNQALMKGWPLYLSTKNTILKKYDGRFKDIFQEIYEQDYTEKFSAAGITYEHRLIDDMVASALKWNGNFVWACKNYDGDVQSDTVAQGFGSLGLMTSTLVTPDGTVMEAEAAHGTVTRHYRDHQKGKPTSTNPIASIFAWTRGLEFRGKLDGNQELIDFCTALEQVCIETVESGKMTKDLAVCIHGNKVEHGRDYLYTEEFLEALDQNLKAKLGQ; this comes from the coding sequence ATGGCCAAAATCAACGTAGCAAACCCCGTAGTAGAGTTGGATGGCGACGAAATGACGCGCATCATTTGGAAGTTCATCAAGGACAAGCTGATCCTGCCGTATTTGGAGCTGGATATCAAATACTACGACCTCGGCATCGAGTACCGGGACGAAACCAACGACCAGGTGACCATTGATGCTGCCAACGCCATCAAGCAGTATGGCGTCGGCATTAAGTGCGCTACTATTACCCCCGACGAAGAGCGTGTGGCCGAGTTTGGCCTGAAGCAGATGTGGAAGTCGCCTAACGGCACCATCCGCAACATTCTCGACGGCACCGTTTTCCGCGAGCCCATCGTGACGAGCAATGTGCCCCGTTTGGTACCCAACTGGACGGCGCCGATCTGCATCGGTCGTCACGCCTTCGGCGACCAGTACCGCGCCACCGATTTCGTAACCAAAGGCAAAGGCAAGCTCACCATTACCTTCCAGCCCGAAGATGGGGGCGAAACGCAGTCGTTTGAAGTGTTCAACTTCAAAGGTGACGGCGTGGCGCTGGCCATGTACAACACCGACGAGTCTATCCGGGGCTTTGCGCACGCTTGCTTCAATCAGGCCCTGATGAAAGGCTGGCCCTTGTACCTGAGCACCAAGAACACCATCCTGAAAAAGTACGATGGTCGTTTCAAGGACATTTTCCAAGAGATTTACGAGCAGGACTACACCGAGAAATTCAGCGCCGCCGGCATCACCTACGAGCACCGTCTCATCGACGACATGGTGGCTTCGGCCCTGAAGTGGAATGGCAACTTTGTGTGGGCTTGCAAAAACTATGATGGCGACGTGCAAAGCGATACGGTGGCTCAAGGTTTTGGCTCGCTCGGCTTGATGACGTCCACGCTGGTGACGCCCGACGGCACCGTGATGGAAGCCGAAGCCGCCCACGGCACCGTAACGCGCCACTACCGCGACCACCAGAAAGGCAAGCCCACGTCTACCAACCCCATCGCCAGCATCTTCGCCTGGACTCGGGGCTTGGAGTTCCGTGGCAAGCTTGATGGTAACCAGGAGCTCATCGACTTCTGCACCGCGCTAGAGCAAGTGTGCATCGAAACCGTAGAAAGCGGCAAGATGACCAAGGACCTCGCCGTTTGCATCCACGGCAACAAAGTGGAGCACGGCCGCGACTACCTCTACACCGAGGAGTTCCTGGAGGCGCTAGACCAAAACCTGAAAGCCAAGCTAGGCCAGTAA
- a CDS encoding GNAT family N-acetyltransferase yields MQIHLTETDQDLRDILALQKQNHVSQVSADVQAREGFVTLQYTLAELQQLHAAAPSIIARADGRLVGYALAAMPAVRGLVPPLDELFTMAETLPYHGRSLADHPYYLMGQICVAEGYRGVGLFDQLYQAHRAAYSSQYQLLVTDIAARNTRSLRAHQRVGFQALHRFLDPVSEQEWVVVGWDWQPGQ; encoded by the coding sequence ATGCAAATTCATTTAACTGAAACCGACCAAGACCTACGCGACATCTTGGCTTTGCAAAAGCAAAACCACGTCAGCCAAGTATCGGCCGATGTGCAGGCGCGGGAAGGATTTGTGACATTGCAATACACACTGGCCGAGTTACAGCAGCTCCACGCCGCGGCGCCGAGTATCATAGCCCGGGCCGATGGACGCCTAGTCGGCTATGCGCTAGCGGCTATGCCTGCTGTTCGGGGTCTTGTACCGCCCCTCGACGAGTTGTTTACCATGGCCGAAACGTTGCCCTACCACGGCCGTTCGTTGGCCGACCATCCGTATTACCTAATGGGGCAGATATGCGTTGCGGAAGGCTACCGAGGCGTGGGATTGTTCGATCAGCTTTATCAGGCCCACCGTGCCGCTTATAGCTCTCAGTACCAATTACTCGTGACGGACATTGCGGCTCGCAATACCCGTTCCCTCCGTGCCCACCAGCGGGTTGGGTTTCAAGCTCTGCACCGCTTTCTTGATCCAGTATCGGAGCAGGAATGGGTGGTAGTAGGGTGGGACTGGCAACCCGGCCAATAA
- a CDS encoding glycoside hydrolase family 35 protein, protein MRRVLHLLLLFVLTCSVLPVVAQQTKHTFALGDEDFLLDGKPFQMISGELHYPRVPREAWRHRMKMAKAMGLNTIGTYVFWNLHEPQKGKFDFTGNNDIAAFVKMAQEEGLWVVLRPSPYVCAEWEFGGYPYWLQNEKGLVVRSKSPEFLAEYRAYIQEVGKQLAPLQINHGGPVLMVQVENEYGFYASDKEYLDLNRKLFLEAGFDGLLYTCDPAAKVAQGHLPGLLPAVNGLDKPNEVKQIVRTNHNGKGPYFIAEWYPAWFDWWGAPHHTVPAKNYTGRLDTVLAAGLSINMYMFHGGTTRGFMNGANFSDTVAYEPQISSYDYDAPLDEAGNATPKFMAFRSVIEKHLPAGTKLPAVPAAKPAITLPAVQLSQAASLFDMLPAAKKNTTPLTFEDLNQAYGFVLYRTTVAGGSTKMLKIKDLRDYGLVYVNGKRVGVVDRRLKQDSLSVTLPKGQVQLDIVVENLGRINFGKYLLQNRKGITEKVMLGKQEVKNWQMFGLPFDRVDASLFNGKPTATAANGPVVKRGTFTLTQTGDTYLDMQTWGKGSVWINGHSLGRYWGIGPQQTVYVPVEWLKKGENEVVVLELLKPDQKTLKSVSAPILGRLPSPAVGKSN, encoded by the coding sequence ATGAGAAGAGTACTCCATTTATTATTGCTTTTCGTGTTGACCTGTTCTGTGCTGCCCGTTGTAGCCCAGCAAACCAAGCACACTTTTGCGCTGGGCGACGAGGACTTTCTGCTCGATGGCAAACCGTTTCAGATGATTTCGGGCGAGTTGCATTATCCCCGCGTACCGCGCGAGGCGTGGCGTCACCGCATGAAAATGGCCAAGGCTATGGGCCTGAATACTATCGGTACCTACGTTTTCTGGAACCTGCACGAGCCCCAGAAAGGTAAGTTCGATTTCACGGGCAACAACGACATTGCCGCCTTCGTGAAGATGGCCCAGGAAGAAGGACTGTGGGTGGTGCTCCGGCCGAGCCCCTATGTGTGCGCAGAGTGGGAATTTGGCGGCTATCCGTACTGGCTGCAAAACGAGAAAGGCTTAGTGGTCCGCAGCAAGTCGCCGGAGTTTTTAGCTGAGTACCGGGCTTACATTCAGGAAGTAGGCAAGCAACTAGCACCCCTGCAAATCAACCACGGCGGGCCGGTTCTGATGGTGCAGGTGGAAAACGAATACGGCTTCTATGCCAGTGACAAAGAATACCTCGACCTCAACCGCAAGCTATTCCTAGAGGCTGGCTTCGACGGGTTGCTTTATACCTGTGACCCGGCCGCCAAGGTGGCGCAGGGGCATTTGCCGGGGCTGCTGCCTGCCGTGAATGGTCTCGATAAGCCCAATGAAGTGAAGCAGATTGTGCGCACCAACCACAACGGCAAGGGTCCTTACTTCATTGCCGAGTGGTACCCAGCCTGGTTTGACTGGTGGGGCGCACCCCACCACACGGTGCCCGCCAAAAATTACACCGGTCGCCTCGATACAGTGTTGGCTGCCGGCCTGTCGATCAACATGTACATGTTTCACGGCGGTACCACGCGGGGCTTCATGAACGGCGCCAACTTCAGCGACACCGTTGCCTACGAACCCCAGATCAGCAGCTACGACTACGATGCCCCTCTGGACGAAGCCGGCAATGCCACGCCCAAGTTCATGGCTTTCCGTAGCGTAATCGAGAAGCACTTGCCAGCGGGCACCAAGCTGCCGGCCGTGCCTGCGGCCAAGCCTGCCATTACGCTGCCAGCCGTGCAGCTCAGCCAAGCCGCGAGTCTGTTTGATATGCTGCCCGCGGCCAAGAAAAATACCACGCCGCTCACCTTCGAAGACTTAAACCAGGCTTACGGCTTTGTGTTGTATCGGACTACGGTTGCGGGTGGCAGCACCAAGATGCTGAAGATTAAAGATCTGCGAGACTACGGCTTGGTGTATGTCAACGGCAAGCGGGTGGGCGTCGTGGACCGGCGCCTCAAGCAAGACAGCCTCAGCGTAACGCTTCCCAAAGGGCAGGTGCAACTAGATATCGTGGTTGAAAACCTGGGCCGGATCAACTTCGGCAAATACCTGCTGCAAAACCGCAAAGGCATCACGGAGAAGGTCATGCTCGGCAAGCAGGAAGTGAAAAACTGGCAGATGTTCGGGCTGCCCTTCGACCGGGTTGATGCTTCCTTGTTCAACGGAAAACCCACCGCCACGGCTGCAAATGGCCCCGTGGTGAAACGCGGCACCTTCACGCTCACCCAAACCGGCGACACTTACCTCGACATGCAAACCTGGGGCAAAGGCAGCGTCTGGATCAATGGCCACTCGCTGGGACGCTACTGGGGCATTGGGCCGCAGCAAACGGTGTATGTGCCCGTGGAGTGGTTGAAAAAAGGCGAAAACGAAGTGGTGGTGCTAGAACTGCTCAAGCCCGATCAAAAGACTCTGAAGAGCGTATCGGCGCCCATTTTGGGCCGTCTCCCGTCGCCGGCCGTGGGAAAATCAAACTAG
- a CDS encoding hybrid sensor histidine kinase/response regulator transcription factor: MRITGFRVANKTVAVGDTINGRVLLTKAFAHPQTITIRADENDFSVEFVGLNYATPKKHQYAYQLVGYNADWVAAAPGQRTASFANLPPGDYTFQVKASNGDGLWSTEPATLQLTVLPPWWKTWWAYLLYGLAVIGALLLYRHVTMAQQGLENKLALEKFRVEKEKELTDLKLSFFTNVSHELRTPLTLILGPMEELLTAANRFTGLKDNIVLMHKQTRKLLELVNQLLDFRKVEAGKVPLRATRADIVGFLTEVFLIFKLKAEERQLAYSLLVPPKAVELYFDAGKLEIVLTNLLANAFKYTKEGGSITVTAAVVGHPSNNAVFGPNVLADNYLEIKVIDKGIGMQPAELAHIFDAYYQASQTETLRMMGTGIGLSLVKQFVERHGGEITVASEVNQGATFTVRLPFGRAHLNSTDFGPETTACEQHLSVLASGTALATDHHADSMECAFTTPPRLLIVEDNTDLRQYLEQLFDSEFEVTVAADGVEGWEKAQALLPDFVLSDIMMPQSDGLELCQKIKQHPKTLHIPVLLLTARTAAVHELEGMENGADDYISKPFNPKILHAKVSAVLRNRAKLREFYERQILLEPTKVVIPEADKLFLEQAMKVVENNLADPEFNVQVLLREMGMSQSFLYRRVKSITGQSVVEFIRDVRLKRAAQLLASTQLRISDVAYQVGIQDLKHFRTMFQKLYGMSPSEYAKQHRGGEQVGLVVH, from the coding sequence GTGCGCATTACAGGCTTTCGAGTGGCCAACAAAACAGTGGCCGTTGGCGACACTATTAACGGGCGCGTGCTGCTAACCAAGGCGTTTGCTCATCCGCAAACCATTACGATTCGGGCCGATGAAAACGACTTCTCGGTGGAGTTTGTGGGCCTCAACTACGCCACGCCAAAAAAGCATCAATATGCCTACCAATTAGTAGGGTATAATGCCGATTGGGTAGCCGCGGCTCCCGGACAACGCACCGCCAGCTTTGCCAACCTGCCGCCGGGCGACTACACGTTTCAAGTGAAAGCCAGCAACGGCGACGGCCTTTGGTCTACCGAGCCGGCCACGTTGCAACTCACCGTGCTGCCGCCCTGGTGGAAAACGTGGTGGGCCTATTTGTTGTATGGCCTGGCCGTTATCGGGGCGTTGCTCTTGTATCGCCATGTAACCATGGCGCAACAGGGTTTGGAGAACAAGCTTGCGCTCGAGAAATTCCGGGTTGAAAAAGAGAAAGAACTCACCGATCTGAAGCTGAGCTTCTTCACCAACGTTTCGCACGAATTACGTACCCCACTGACGCTAATTTTGGGCCCAATGGAAGAGCTGCTGACGGCGGCCAACCGCTTCACGGGGTTGAAAGACAACATCGTGCTCATGCACAAGCAAACCCGGAAACTGTTGGAACTGGTGAACCAGTTGCTTGACTTCCGCAAAGTAGAAGCCGGCAAAGTGCCACTCCGGGCCACCCGCGCCGATATTGTCGGCTTTCTAACCGAAGTATTCCTGATTTTCAAGCTCAAGGCCGAGGAACGGCAGTTGGCGTACTCGTTGCTGGTACCGCCCAAAGCCGTAGAACTGTACTTTGATGCGGGCAAGCTGGAAATCGTACTGACCAATCTGCTAGCCAATGCCTTCAAGTATACCAAAGAAGGCGGCAGCATCACGGTCACGGCCGCGGTAGTAGGGCACCCAAGCAACAACGCCGTTTTCGGACCGAATGTCCTCGCGGACAATTACTTAGAAATAAAAGTTATAGACAAAGGCATCGGTATGCAGCCTGCCGAGCTAGCCCACATTTTCGATGCGTATTACCAGGCTTCCCAAACGGAAACCTTGCGCATGATGGGCACGGGTATCGGCTTGTCGTTGGTAAAGCAGTTTGTGGAGCGCCACGGCGGCGAAATCACGGTGGCTAGTGAAGTGAACCAGGGAGCCACGTTCACGGTCCGTCTGCCTTTCGGCCGCGCGCATCTGAATTCTACCGATTTCGGACCCGAAACAACTGCTTGCGAGCAGCACCTCTCCGTACTTGCTTCGGGAACTGCCCTGGCTACTGACCACCACGCTGACAGCATGGAATGCGCTTTTACTACTCCCCCACGCCTGCTTATTGTCGAGGATAATACCGACTTGCGGCAATACCTAGAACAGCTGTTTGACTCGGAGTTCGAGGTGACGGTAGCCGCCGACGGCGTGGAAGGTTGGGAAAAGGCGCAAGCCCTTCTACCCGATTTTGTGTTGAGCGACATCATGATGCCCCAAAGCGACGGGTTAGAGCTGTGCCAGAAAATCAAGCAACACCCCAAGACCTTGCACATTCCAGTGCTGCTGCTTACCGCCCGCACGGCGGCCGTGCACGAGCTAGAGGGCATGGAAAACGGTGCCGACGATTACATCAGCAAACCCTTCAACCCGAAGATCCTGCACGCTAAAGTCTCGGCTGTGCTGCGTAACCGGGCCAAGCTACGCGAGTTCTACGAGCGCCAGATATTGCTGGAACCCACCAAGGTAGTCATCCCGGAAGCTGACAAGCTCTTTTTAGAACAAGCCATGAAAGTGGTGGAAAACAACCTCGCCGATCCGGAATTCAATGTGCAGGTGTTGCTCCGAGAAATGGGCATGAGCCAATCCTTTCTCTACCGCCGCGTGAAAAGCATTACTGGCCAGTCGGTAGTGGAGTTCATTCGCGACGTGCGGTTGAAGCGGGCCGCGCAGTTGCTGGCAAGTACGCAACTCCGCATATCCGACGTAGCCTACCAAGTAGGCATTCAGGATTTAAAGCACTTCCGCACCATGTTTCAGAAGTTGTACGGCATGTCGCCTTCCGAGTACGCCAAGCAGCACCGCGGAGGCGAGCAGGTCGGGCTGGTCGTGCACTAA
- a CDS encoding ligand-binding sensor domain-containing protein, which translates to MKWLITQALCLFLLGLACTTSLAQSTPSEFRFEHLTVNDGLSHSDAMAVAQDRLGFLWIGTNRGVNRYDGYELKKYILPVNPLNGLSGNRVRALHVGRDGRLWVGAESSGLSLYDADRDRFVNITERQAPVALHGLARLLAQADVVAITSDPHGRLWVGTQHQGMFVLDFDVQGRLRNLQQVP; encoded by the coding sequence ATGAAGTGGTTAATTACCCAAGCCTTATGCCTATTCCTGCTGGGATTGGCATGCACCACCAGCTTGGCGCAAAGTACCCCCAGTGAATTTCGTTTCGAACACCTGACCGTCAACGATGGTCTGTCGCACAGCGACGCCATGGCCGTTGCGCAGGACCGCCTGGGCTTCCTCTGGATTGGCACCAATCGGGGCGTCAATCGATACGACGGCTACGAGCTGAAAAAGTATATCCTGCCCGTGAACCCCCTGAACGGCCTGTCTGGCAACCGAGTACGGGCTTTGCACGTGGGCCGCGACGGACGCCTATGGGTGGGCGCCGAAAGCAGCGGCCTTAGCTTGTACGACGCCGACCGTGACCGTTTCGTCAACATCACCGAGCGTCAGGCTCCGGTAGCACTTCACGGGCTAGCTCGCCTGCTTGCCCAGGCCGATGTGGTAGCTATAACCTCCGACCCACACGGGCGTTTGTGGGTGGGTACCCAGCACCAAGGTATGTTTGTGTTGGATTTTGACGTGCAAGGAAGGCTACGCAACCTGCAACAAGTGCCCTAG